In the genome of Haloplasma contractile SSD-17B, the window ATACTCCATTAATTAACATGATCAATTCAATACTCATAACGTTAAAAAGTATACCTGATAATCCGACACCTAGAATTAGTTGTAATTTAGAAAGCATTGTGCGATAACTTTTTCCAATTTTCATATCTTTCTTACTCAATATTAACGGATACAAACTAGCTATTGCAGGTGTGAAAATCGAATTTATAATCGAACTCATTTAACTAATATTATCAACATATATATTCTATGCATGCCTAAAAATAGTAAATACAAAAAACCTATAAGCATTAAAATTCCATGTATAAAATCACTAAAAACAATGATTTTTACTTTATTTCGTTTTTCAATAGCAAACGATACAAAATATTTAAACCCGATTTCTACAACACCAACAATAG includes:
- a CDS encoding MFS transporter, encoding MRTSLFKYNKDFRNLFFGQAISNVGTVLYTYIVGFYLLDETGSIYFLGTYIAIVGVVEIGFKYFVSFAIEKRNKVKIIVFSDFIHGILMLIGFLYLLFLGMHRIYMLIILVK